The segment TTTAGAGAACGGTTATCAGGTCAAGGTTTTAGACTTGGTTAATATGACCAATTCGGACGGTTTTAATCCCTTTCGTTATGTAGAAACAGAGAATGATTTGAACCGCATGTTAACGGTCTATTTTAATAATACCAAAGGAAATGGTTCTCGCAGTGATCCATTTTGGGACGAGGCTTCCATGACATTGGTGAGAGCTATTGCCTCTTATTTGGTAGATTTTTACAATCCTCCAGGAAGTTCCAAGCAAGAGCAGGAAGCAAGACGTAAGCGTGGCCGTTATCCAGCCTTTTCTGAGATTGGGAAACTCATCAAACTCTTATCAAAGGGAGATAATCAGGACAAAAGTGTTCTTGAAGTCCTGTTTGAAGATTACGCTAAAAAATACGGTCATGAGAACTTTACCATGAGAAACTGGGCGGATTTTCAGAACTACAAGGACAAGACCTTGGATTCGGTGATTGCGGTCACAACAGCTAAATTTGCCCTCTTTAATATCCAATCGGTGATTGATTTGACGCAAAGAGACACTATGGATTTGAAAACGTGGGGCACTCAAAAGACCATGGTCTATCTTGTTATTCCAGATAATGACACTACCTTTCGTTTCCTATCTGCTTTATTTTTCTCTACGGTTTTCTCCACTTTGACCAGACAGGCTGATGTTGACTTTAAAGGGCAACTGCCTATTCATGTTAGAAGCTATCTGGATGAGTTTGCGAATGTCGGAGAAATCCCAGACTTTGCTGAACAAACCTCAACAGTTCGCTCTAGGAACATGAGTCTAGTTCCAATCTTACAAAATATCGCCCAACTCCAAGGACTTTATAAGGAAAAAGAGGCTTGGAAAACTATTCTGGGAAACTGTGATAGCCTCCTCTATTTGGGTGGAAATGACGAGGAAACTTTCAAATTTATGAGTGGTCTATTAGGCAAACAAACCATTGATGTCAGAAGTACCAGTCGTTCTTTTGGGCAGACTGGCTCAAGTTCTACCTCTCACCAGAAAATTGCCCGTGACTTGATGACGGCTGATGAAGTCGGGAATATGAAACGAGATGAGTGCCTTGTACGCATTGCAGGGGTTCCTGTTTTTCGAACCAAGAAATATTTTCCACCCAAACATAAGAATTGGAAATGGCTTGCGGATAAGGAAACCGATGAACGCTGGTGGCACTATCGCATCAATCCCCTAACCGCTGAGGAAGAGCTAGAATTGTCAGGCCATAAAATAAGGGATTTAAGCACAGAAACGACACTACATTAATAGAAATGAGGAATTATATGAATCAAAAACTATCAGGCTTTGTTTACGGAGTGGACGCTAGCTCCATGTTCTCCCAAGCCATGTCTCTATTACAAAAAGGTTTGATTGCAGTAGGAGCCTTTCTTGTTGTCATGGGCATTATCAACCTTTCAACCAACATTAAAGATGGTGGGCCAGGTGTCCGAAATGCCATTCTAGAAATTGTTGGTGGGGTCATGGTGGGAGCCGCGGGTACTTTTGTGACTCAGATTACCATTTAGGGGAGGACAGCACATGACATGATAATGAATTTTACGTCATCTTTTGTATATCTAGCCTCTGAAAAAGTGTCTAGCGATAGCCTTTTTGAAGGGTTTCAAGTGGATTTAGAATCAACCGCCAACTTGGTTAAGTCACTAGCGGACTTTAATCCGACGGTTTGGTCTTACATGACAGCCATTACCAAGGGGATTATGCAACCCTTGGGAGTAGCTATTCTTGCGGTTGTTCTCGTACTCGAATTTTCAAAAATGGCCAAGAAAATCGCAAACTCAGGTGGTGCAATGACCTTTGAAGCTATGGCACCTATGATTGTCAGCTACATCATGGTCGCGGTCGTGATTACCAATACGACGGTTATTGTGGAAGCCATTATTGCCATTGCCTCTTATGTTATTGAACAAGTGGCAGAGCTTGTCACGAATGGTGGTGCTAATTATGATACCATCTCAGGCATTAAGGGATCTGGAATTGTAGGTAAAATGATTATTGGCTTTTTTGCGATTCTCATTTGGTTGGTACGAATGGCCAGTATCATGGTTGTCAATATCTTGATTACCATTCGCTTTATACAACTCTATCTGATGATACCCTTTGCCCCTGTTACCATTCCGACCTTTCTTAGTGATGACTGGAGAAGTGTTGGGATTGGTTACCTTAAAAACATCATGGTCTATGCCGTTCAAGGTATTTTGATTTTTCTAATTGTATCTCTTGTTCCCTTGTTTGAATCGGCTGGAAAGATTGCCGTATCAAATGGAGCTGGAGTGATGGAATCACTCGCCATTATGTTTGGTGGCTTGGTACAGGCTATATTGTTAATCATTGCCTTAGTTGGCAGTCAACGAACCGCCCGAAGTATTTTGGGGATGTAGGAGGAAGGGAGTCATTATCTCGCTTCCTCTTTTTATAGCTTACTTAGATTGGAGAACATTTATGAACACTCGTGTCTTTAAGGATATCTCAAAGGTTCAACACAGGGCATGGCTAGGATTTACAACTAGACAGGTTATTTTTGTATTTCCAGCTGTCGCCCTAACCATTTTGGTACTGGGCTTGAACCTATTTTATTGGCAATTTGGGGATTGGTTTGTCTATGGTTTTGTTTTTAGCTTTACCATTCCACTCATGTTATTTGGGGTCTATCGCCCTAATGATTTACCATTTGAAACCTACCTCAAGTACCGTTTTCATTATGAACTAACAGTACCAGATCGTACATTTACTGGAAGAAAAGGAGACCAACGTGAAAAAATTAAAACACTTAATGAAACCAAAGACCTCTTCTAATGACAAAAAGCAAAAGACGAAAACGCAGAAGCAGGAGATCAGACCTTCTACCGTAAATACGTTAGCCTATCAAGGGCTTTTTCAGAATGGCCTTATGCAGGTCAGTCCAAGCTATTTCTCACAAACCTATCTCTTAGGAGATGTCAATTATCAAACAGTTGGCTTAGATGATAAGGGAGCTATTGTTGAGAAATATTCCGATTTAATCAATTCACTGGATGATAAGACTAATTTCCAACTGACCATCCTCAATCAAAAGGTCAATCTGGAAAAATTCCGTAAGAGTATTCTCTATCCCTTACAGGAAGATGGGTTTGATGCTTATCGTGATGAATTGAATCGCATGATGAATGCCAACTTAGAGGCGGGTGAGAACAACTTTTCAGCTGTCAAGTTTCTTTCATTTGGCAAGAGCGACCAAACACCAAAACTAGCTTTTCGTTCTCTATCACAGATTGGGGAATATTTCAAAAGTGGCTTTTCAGAGATTGATGTATCTCTTGGTTTACTTGGTGGAGAGGAGCGAGTGAATGTCCTTGCGGATATGTTACGAGGTGAAAATCATTTACCGTTTTCTTACAAGGATTTGACCCTCTCAGGTCAATCCACCAAACACTTTATTGCCCCAACCTACCTTTCCTTTAAACACAAGAATCATATTGAATTGGACGATCGATTATTACAGATTGTTTATGTTCGTGACTATGGCATGGAGTTAGGGGATAAATTTATTCGTGACCTCATGCAGTCAGATTTAGAAGTGATGATTAGCCTACATGCTAAAGGCTCTACCAAGTCTGAAACCATGACCAAGCTGCGAACCAAGAAGACCTTGATGGAATCGCAAAAGATTGGGGAACAACAAAAGATGGCTCGGACTGGAATCTATTTGGAGAAGGTCGGGCATGTTCTTGAAAACAATATTGATGAAGCTGAGGCTCTTCTTCAAACCATGACTCAAACAGGAGATAAACTGTTTGACACCGTATTTCTAATTGGCGTGCTGGCGGATACTGAAGACCAACTCAAACAATCTCTTGATATTATCAAGCAAGTGGCTGGGTCAAATGATATGATTATCGATAACTTGACCTATATGCAAGAAGCTGCCTTTAATAGTCTCTTGCCATTTGGGAAGAACTATCTCGAAGGTATTTCTCGGTCTCTATTGACTTCAAACATTGCCGTGAATGCCCCTTGGACTTCCGTAGATATTCAGGACAAGGGTGGGAAATTTTATGGCATCAATCAAATCTCAAGTAATATCATCAGTATTGACCGTGGCAAGTTAAATACTCCGTCAGGTTTGATTTTAGGGACTTCTGGAGCTGGCAAAGGGATGGCGACAAAACATGAAATCATCTCAACTAAGCTCAAGGAAGCAGATAGTGATACTGAAATTATTATTGTTGACCCAGAAAATGAGTACAGTATTATCGGTCAAGCCTTTGGTGGGGAGAGTATTGATATTGCCCCAGATTCTACCACCTTCTTAAATGTCTTAGATCTATCTGATGAGAATATGGATGAGGATCCGGTTAAGGTCAAGTCCGAATTTCTCTTGTCTTGGATTGGAAAGCTCTTGGACCGTAAAATGGATGGTCGTGAAAAGTCCTTGATTGACCGTGTGACAAGACTCACTTATAAGCATTTTGACACACCGTCCTTGGTCGAATGGGTCTTTGTCTTAG is part of the Streptococcus suis genome and harbors:
- a CDS encoding PrgI family protein, whose amino-acid sequence is MNTRVFKDISKVQHRAWLGFTTRQVIFVFPAVALTILVLGLNLFYWQFGDWFVYGFVFSFTIPLMLFGVYRPNDLPFETYLKYRFHYELTVPDRTFTGRKGDQREKIKTLNETKDLF
- a CDS encoding VirB4-like conjugal transfer ATPase, CD1110 family, giving the protein MKKLKHLMKPKTSSNDKKQKTKTQKQEIRPSTVNTLAYQGLFQNGLMQVSPSYFSQTYLLGDVNYQTVGLDDKGAIVEKYSDLINSLDDKTNFQLTILNQKVNLEKFRKSILYPLQEDGFDAYRDELNRMMNANLEAGENNFSAVKFLSFGKSDQTPKLAFRSLSQIGEYFKSGFSEIDVSLGLLGGEERVNVLADMLRGENHLPFSYKDLTLSGQSTKHFIAPTYLSFKHKNHIELDDRLLQIVYVRDYGMELGDKFIRDLMQSDLEVMISLHAKGSTKSETMTKLRTKKTLMESQKIGEQQKMARTGIYLEKVGHVLENNIDEAEALLQTMTQTGDKLFDTVFLIGVLADTEDQLKQSLDIIKQVAGSNDMIIDNLTYMQEAAFNSLLPFGKNYLEGISRSLLTSNIAVNAPWTSVDIQDKGGKFYGINQISSNIISIDRGKLNTPSGLILGTSGAGKGMATKHEIISTKLKEADSDTEIIIVDPENEYSIIGQAFGGESIDIAPDSTTFLNVLDLSDENMDEDPVKVKSEFLLSWIGKLLDRKMDGREKSLIDRVTRLTYKHFDTPSLVEWVFVLAQQPEQEAKDLALDMELYVEGSLDIFSHRTNIKTDSHFLIYNVKKLGDELKQIALMVIFDQIWNRVVKNQKLGKKTWIYFDEMQLLLLDKYASDFFFKLWSRVRKYGAIPTGITQNVETLLLDANGRRIIANSEFMILLKQAKSDREELVHMLGLSKELEKYLVNPEKGAGLIKAGSTVVPFKNKIPQHTKLFDIMSTDPEKMRT
- a CDS encoding VirD4-like conjugal transfer protein, CD1115 family, with the translated sequence MYSRRKALVFGLLGLAFGYFCHRLTLLYDSLTNAPPMERFAYLLGEGLNQVFNPLWLFSFTQKSLLAFILGVLTMTLVYLYVSTGQKVYREGEEYGSARFGTSKEKWNFYSKNPLNDTILARDVRLTLLEKKKPQFDRNKNLIVIGGSGAGKTFRFVKPNLIQLNCSNIVVDPKDHLAEKTGKLFLENGYQVKVLDLVNMTNSDGFNPFRYVETENDLNRMLTVYFNNTKGNGSRSDPFWDEASMTLVRAIASYLVDFYNPPGSSKQEQEARRKRGRYPAFSEIGKLIKLLSKGDNQDKSVLEVLFEDYAKKYGHENFTMRNWADFQNYKDKTLDSVIAVTTAKFALFNIQSVIDLTQRDTMDLKTWGTQKTMVYLVIPDNDTTFRFLSALFFSTVFSTLTRQADVDFKGQLPIHVRSYLDEFANVGEIPDFAEQTSTVRSRNMSLVPILQNIAQLQGLYKEKEAWKTILGNCDSLLYLGGNDEETFKFMSGLLGKQTIDVRSTSRSFGQTGSSSTSHQKIARDLMTADEVGNMKRDECLVRIAGVPVFRTKKYFPPKHKNWKWLADKETDERWWHYRINPLTAEEELELSGHKIRDLSTETTLH
- a CDS encoding conjugal transfer protein TrbL, giving the protein MIMNFTSSFVYLASEKVSSDSLFEGFQVDLESTANLVKSLADFNPTVWSYMTAITKGIMQPLGVAILAVVLVLEFSKMAKKIANSGGAMTFEAMAPMIVSYIMVAVVITNTTVIVEAIIAIASYVIEQVAELVTNGGANYDTISGIKGSGIVGKMIIGFFAILIWLVRMASIMVVNILITIRFIQLYLMIPFAPVTIPTFLSDDWRSVGIGYLKNIMVYAVQGILIFLIVSLVPLFESAGKIAVSNGAGVMESLAIMFGGLVQAILLIIALVGSQRTARSILGM